Proteins from one Peromyscus eremicus chromosome 8a, PerEre_H2_v1, whole genome shotgun sequence genomic window:
- the LOC131915939 gene encoding serine protease 29-like: MLGLLCLTLFLVGCTTAGTPAPLSEDVLVGIVGGHNAPQGKWPWQVSLRIYSYYSASWVHICGGSIIHPQWVLTAAHCIHQRDADPASFRIHAGDVYLYGGKELLRVSQVIIHQDYVHGVLGSDVALLRLEKSLDCSANIKPVMLTSGSLVLTSKYPCWVTGWGMHHMYASLPPPYRLQQVRVKIVDNALCEQLYHNATRHHYQGHKFIQGDMLCAGSEGRGACYGDSGGPLVCRVAGSWNLVGVVSWGYGCALRDIPGVYARVQSFLPWITRQMQRFS; this comes from the exons ATGCTGGGCCTGCTGTGTCTGACCCTCTTCTTGGTTGGGTGCACCACTGCTGGAACCCCAG CGCCCCTGTCTGAGGATGTGCTGGTGGGCATCGTGGGGGGCCACAACGCCCCCCAGGGGAAGTGGCCGTGGCAGGTCAGCTTGAGGATCTACAGCTACTACTCGGCCTCCTGGGTGCACATCTGTGGGGGCTCCATCATTCACCCACAGTGGGTGCTGACCGCTGCCCACTGCATCCACCA GAGAGATGCTGACCCTGCATCCTTTCGAATCCACGCTGGGGATGTGTACCTCTATGGGGGCAAGGAGCTGCTGAGAGTGAGCCAGGTCATCATCCACCAGGACTATGTGCATGGTGTCTTGGGCTCAGACGTGGCTCTGCTCAGGCTGGAGAAATCTCTGGACTGCTCAGCTAACATCAAGCCTGTCATGCTGACCTCTGGGTCTCTTGTGCTCACCTCAAAGTACCCATGCTGGGTGACTGGCTGGGGCATGCACCACATGTATG CGTCGCTGCCCCCTCCCTACCGCCTGCAGCAGGTTCGGGTGAAGATAGTGGACAATGCCCTCTGTGAGCAGCTGTACCACAATGCCACCAGGCACCACTACCAGGGCCACAAGTTCATCCAAGGCGACATGCTGTGTGCCGGCAGCGAAGGCCGTGGGGCCTGCTAT GGTGACTCAGGTGGTCCCCTGGTCTGCAGGGTGGCAGGCTCCTGGAACTTGGTGGGAGTGGTGAGCTGGGGCTATGGCTGTGCCCTGAGGGACATCCCTGGGGTCTACGCACGTGTGCAGTCCTTCCTGCCCTGGATCACACGGCAGATGCAGAGGTTCTCCTGA
- the LOC131916533 gene encoding serine protease 29-like, translating to MNEKQKGRKECDCSEVWWRRKFTVAMWESTMLGPLCLTLFLVGCTTAGTPAPLSEDVLVGIVGGHSAPQGKWPWQVSLRIYSYYSASWVHICGGSIIHPQWVLTAAHCIHQRDADPASFRIHAGDVYLYGGKELLRVSQVMVHQDYVDAGLGSDVALLRLAEPVRSSANVKPVKLSSGSLEVTQKDVCWVTGWGTVSMYRSLPPPYRLQQVQVKIVDNDLCEELYHNASRHHNRGQRLILQDMLCAGSEGRDSCYGDSGGPLVCNVAGSWNLVGVVSWGYGCALRDIPGVYARVQSFLPWITRQMQRFS from the exons ATGAACGAGaaacagaagggaaggaaagaatgtgACTGCTCTGAGGTGTGGTGGAGGCGAAAGTTTACTGTAGCTATGTGGGAGAGCACA ATGCTGGGCCCGCTGTGTCTGACCCTCTTCTTGGTTGGGTGCACCACTGCTGGAACCCCAG CGCCCCTGTCTGAGGATGTGCTGGTGGGTATCGTGGGGGGCCACAGCGCCCCCCAGGGGAAGTGGCCGTGGCAGGTCAGCTTGAGGATCTACAGCTACTACTCGGCCTCCTGGGTGCACATCTGTGGGGGCTCCATCATTCACCCACAGTGGGTGCTGACCGCTGCCCACTGCATCCACCA GAGAGATGCTGACCCTGCATCCTTTCGGATCCACGCTGGGGATGTGTACCTCTACGGGGGCAAGGAGCTGCTGAGAGTGAGCCAGGTCATGGTCCACCAGGACTATGTGGATGCTGGCCTGGGCTCAGACGTGGCTCTGCTCCGGCTGGCGGAACCTGTGCGGTCCTCTGCTAATGTCAAGCCTGTCAAGCTGTCCTCTGGGTCTCTTGAGGTCACCCAGAAGGATGTGTGCTGGGTGACCGGCTGGGGCACAGTGAGCATGTACA GATCACTGCCCCCTCCCTACCGCCTGCAGCAGGTGCAGGTGAAGATCGTGGACAACGACCTTTGTGAGGAGCTGTACCATAACGCCTCCAGGCACCACAATCGTGGCCAGAGACTGATCCTACAGGACATGTTATGCGCAGGCAGTGAAGGCCGAGACTCCTGCTAT GGTGACTCAGGTGGCCCTCTTGTCTGTAATGTGGCAGGCTCCTGGAACTTGGTGGGCGTGGTGAGCTGGGGCTATGGCTGTGCCCTGAGGGACATCCCTGGGGTCTACGCACGTGTGCAGTCCTTCCTGCCCTGGATCACTCGGCAGATGCAGAGGTTCTCCTGA
- the LOC131916575 gene encoding LOW QUALITY PROTEIN: serine protease 28-like (The sequence of the model RefSeq protein was modified relative to this genomic sequence to represent the inferred CDS: deleted 1 base in 1 codon), whose product MFLVYLLALSCLGSPVPMASVSVSKSKPVGIVGGHRSQRGRWPWQVSLRIYSYKMASWVHVCGGSIVNPQWVLTAAHCIQSQDANPALYRIQVGEIYLYKEQELLNTSKIIIHPKFNIFFGGGVDLALLKLTTLLTISNCVCPVSLPKDNSTFNSSDQCWWLAGWGNLLENVPLQPPYQLYEVKTPIRDDKTCEQAYRTKMHRKGKTKIIFEDMLCAGTLGQGPCLGDSGGPLVCWRSSKWVQVGVVSWGMDWDNKLPAVFSRVQSSLAWIHQHIQ is encoded by the exons ATGTTTTTGGTATATCTCCTGGCTCTCTCCTGCCTGGGAAGCCCTGTGCCCATGGCCTCTG TATCTGTCTCCAAAAGCAAGCCAGTGGGCATTGTGGGAGGTCACCGTAGCCAGCGGGGGAGGTGGCCATGGCAGGTCAGCCTGAGGATCTACAGTTACAAGATGGCCTCCTGGGTGCACGTCTGTGGAGGCTCCATCGTAAATCCACAGTGGGTGctgactgctgcccactgcatcCAAAG CCAGGATGCCAACCCAGCCTTATACCGGATCCAGGTGGGGGAAATATACCTCTACAAGGAACAGGAACTTCTGAACACCAGCAAGATCATCATCCACCccaaatttaacattttttttggggggggg GTTGACTTGGCCTTGCTGAAGCTGACTACCCTCCTAACCATATCCAACTGTGTCTGTCCAGTCTCTCTGCCAAAAGACAACTCAACCTTCAACTCAAGTGACcagtgctgg tggctggctggctggggcaACCTTCTTGAAAATG TACCTCTGCAGCCTCCCTATCAGCTGTATGAGGTGAAAACCCCGATTCGGGATGACAAGACCTGTGAGCAGGCTTACAGGACAAAAATGCATCGCAAAGGCAAAACTAAGATCATCTTTGAGGACATGCTGTGTGCTGGCACCTTAGGCCAAGGCCCCTGTTTG GGTGACTCTGGGGGGCCCTTGGTCTGCTGGAGGAGCAGCAAATGGGTGCAGGTGGGAGTGGTCAGCTGGGGGATGGATTGGGACaacaagctgccagctgtcttctCCAGAGTCCAGAGCTCTTTAGCCTGGATACATCAGCACATCCAGTAG
- the LOC131915940 gene encoding mastin-like has product MPWLLFLSLLCLGSAMPVTPDLGSGQELVGIVGGCPVSASRFPWQVSLRFYNMKYSKWEHICGGSLIHPQWVLTAAHCVQPKELEACGFRVQVGQLRLYENDRLTKVARIIRHPKFSERLSAPGGADIALLKLDTPVMLSEHVHPVSLPAASQRVSPKKTCWVAGWGVIEDYAPLPPPYHLREVAVPIVGNSDCEQKYHTNSSSNSNTRMIKDDMLCAGMKGRDSCQSDSGGPLVCRWNCSWVQVGVVSWGRGCGLPDFPGVYTRVMSYVSWIHRYIPKFPEPSVEPDGINTTEKTLTTLVDPLTPPADPALPC; this is encoded by the exons ATGCCGTGGCTGCTGTTTCTCAGCCTCCTCTGTCTGGGAAGCGCAATGCCTGTTACTCCTG ACCTAGGCTCAGGACAGGAGCTGGTGGGCATTGTCGGGGGCTGCCCTGTCTCAGCCAGCCGGTTCCCATGGCAGGTCAGCCTGAGGTTCTACAATATGAAGTACAGTAAATGGGAACACATCTGTGGGGGCTCCCTCATCCACCCTCAGTGGGTGCTGACTGCTGCCCACTGCGTACAGCC GAAAGAACTGGAAGCTTGTGGCTTTAGGGTCCAAGTTGGACAGCTGAGGCTCTATGAAAATGACCGACTGACAAAAGTGGCCAGGATCATCCGCCaccccaagttcagtgagaggctgTCTGCCCCAGGGGGTGCAGACATTGCTCTGCTGAAACTCGACACCCCAGTCATGCTGTCTGAACATGTccaccctgtctccctccctgctgCTTCCCAGAGGGTCTCCCCAAAGAAGAcctgctgggtggctggctggggTGTCATCGAGGACTATG CGCCACTGCCCCCACCCTATCACCTGAGGGAAGTCGCAGTCCCCATTGTGGGAAACAGTGATTGTGAGCAGAAGTACCACACCAATTCTTCCTCGAACAGCAACACCAGGATGATCAAAGATGACATGCTTTGTGCTGGGATGAAGGGCCGCGACTCCTGCCAG AGTGACTCCGGGGGCCCCTTGGTATGCAGGTGGAACTGCTCCTGGGTCCAGGTGGGTGTGGTCAGCTGGGGCAGAGGCTGTGGACTTCCTGACTTCCCTGGTGTATACACCCGAGTGATGAGCTACGTGTCCTGGATTCATCGCTATATTCCCAAGTTCCCAGAACCTTCAGTGGAGCCAGATGGGATTAATACAACGGAAAAGACCCTAACAACTCTTGTTGACCCCCTCACTCCTCCTGCTGATCCAGCCTTACCCTGTTAA